In Rhododendron vialii isolate Sample 1 chromosome 9a, ASM3025357v1, the following are encoded in one genomic region:
- the LOC131301770 gene encoding cytochrome P450 CYP749A22-like: MGVLETITILLSCSLCFYLLFFLLTLLRKMWWTPIRIQRAMNLQGIRGPPYRFVHGNTKEILNMRTATMSKPMGLSHNIFPRLQPHLHSWLNIYGKNMLMWHGPEAQLVITDSEYAKEILNDKEKIYPKGGIEGFIKKLLGDGVVTSKGEKWAKQRKLVNHFFYAESLKDMVPAMIETVEMMLERWKHHEGKEIEVLEEFRLLTSEVISRTAFGSSYLEGKGIFEMLMKMVTIYSRNFFKIRLPGLSLFWNRSDDIESDKLEREIRDSITRMIRKRENVLREQGNFGTDLLGLLVEAYNDPDETNRITLEDVIDECKTTYIAGHETTTNLLSWTILLLAIYTAWQDELRKEVLELFGEQKPNAEGIARMKKMTMVINETLRLYPPVISLVRKVERESKLIRFVLPADIIVHIPTLSLHLDPHIWGEDAHLFNPERFSGGVAKATNNNPAGYIPFGLGPRNCAGMNFATNEAKIALSMILQRYAFTLSPTYVHSPIFHFTVRPEHGVQVVLHPL; the protein is encoded by the exons ATGGGTGTCCTGGAAACCATAACAATCCTTCTTTCATGCTCTCTTTGTTTTTACCTTCTATTTTTTCTCCTCACCCTCCTTCGCAAAATGTGGTGGACTCCAATTCGCATTCAACGTGCGATGAATTTACAGGGGATCAGAGGCCCTCCTTACAGATTCGTCCATGGAAATACGAAAGAGATCCTCAACATGAGAACAGCGACCATGAGCAAACCAATGGGTTTATCGCACAACATATTCCCCAGACTCCAGCCTCATCTACATTCTTGGCTCAACATATACG gGAAGAATATGCTTATGTGGCATGGTCCCGAAGCTCAGTTAGTTATTACAGATTCAGAGTATGCAAAGGAAATACTTAACGACAAGGAAAAGATTTATCCGAAAGGAGGTATTGAAGGCTTCATAAAGAAGCTGTTAGGGGATGGGGTTGTGACATCTAAAGGCGAAAAATGGGCAAAGCAAAGGAAACTCGTCAACCACTTTTTCTATGCAGAGAGCCTAAAA GATATGGTTCCAGCGATGATTGAGACTGTTGAGATGATGCTAGAAAGGTGGAAACATCATGAAGGCAAAGAGATTGAGGTGTTAGAAGAATTTAGACTATTAACATCCGAAGTCATCTCGAGAACAGCTTTTGGTAGTAGTTATTTAGAAGGGAAAGGCATATTTGAGATGCTGATGAAGATGGTAACCATCTATTCCAgaaatttcttcaaaatcagGCTTCCTGGCCTCAG CCTGTTTTGGAATAGAAGCGATGACATAGAATCAGATAAACTTGAACGAGAAATACGGGATTCCATTACAAGGATGATAAGGAAACGAGAAAATGTATTAAGAGAGCAGGGAAACTTTGGGACTGATCTTCTTGGACTACTTGTGGAGGCTTATAACGATCCTGACGAGACGAATAGGATTACACTGGAAGATGTGATTGATGAATGTAAGACCACCTACATTGCCGGACATGAAACGACAACCAACTTGCTCTCATGGACCATCCTCCTTCTAGCAATCTATACGGCTTGGCAAGACGAATTACGGAAGGAGGTTCTTGAGTTATTTGGAGAGCAGAAACCAAATGCAGAAGGCATTGCAAGAATGAAAAAG atGACCATGGTCATTAACGAGACCCTAAGGCTGTATCCTCCGGTCATCAGTCTCGTTAGGAAAGTGGAACGAGAAAGCAAATTGATAAGGTTCGTTCTCCCAGCCGATATCATCGTGCACATTCCGACGCTGTCTCTTCATCTTGATCCTCACATTTGGGGAGAGGACGCGCATCTCTTCAATCCAGAAAGATTTTCAGGAGGAGTTGCTAAAGCTACAAACAACAACCCGGCAGGGTACATTCCGTTTGGTCTGGGACCGCGCAATTGCGCAGGCATGAACTTTGCGACCAATGAAGCCAAAATCGCTCTCTCGATGATTCTCCAACGCTACGCCTTCACTCTGTCCCCGACCTATGTTCATTCTCCAATTTTTCACTTCACAGTTCGGCCGGAACATGGGGTTCAGGTGGTGCTTCACCCTCTCTAG
- the LOC131299790 gene encoding zinc finger BED domain-containing protein RICESLEEPER 2-like encodes MSDHELDYELEMDDIDDDAMDDAAEFDIPQNAELNDDQVPEIENKVESKKIVGSISNKRAPCWKHFYFITPEGHPKPRATCKWCRKDYAYHSKLNGTKSLTHHLKFQCLNYPMSKKFTGSRQKQLSFQKKEHNGETSANLVPMTFSVDACKRALAKMIIIDELPFSFVEGEGFKQFIEVVQPMWKPPGRLVMAKNCMLIYGEEKMALKQIVKHQRLCLTTDTWTSIQNLNYMCLTGHFIDDNWKYQKKILNFCVVPNHKGDILGRMVEQCLLDWGIDKFLTVTVDNASSNSLLIAYLERKTKHRKTTILNHEFLHVRCSAHILNLIVREGLQEIDDPIGRVRNIVRYMRSSPSRMAEFWSCVEKEGITCRLKPCLDVSTRWNYTYFMLERALTYQKAFDRSCDDPSFKLNVREEEIDEAFDDVDCFEGMGRIIEIEKRKKKRGRGRKKNVGAPTSND; translated from the exons ATGTCTGACCATGAGCTTGACTATGAGCTTGAG atGGATGATATTGATGATGATGCTATGGATGATGCTGCTGAGTTTGATATTCCTCAAAATGCTGAATTAAACGATGATCAAGTGcctgaaattgaaaataaggTTGAGTCGAAAAAGATTGTTGGTAGTATTAGTAATAAGAGGGCTCCTTGTTGGAAACATTTTTACTTTATTACCCCAGAAGGTCATCCGAAACCTAGGGCTACATGCAAATGGTGTCGGAAGGATTATGCATATCATTCGAAGCTCAATGGTACAAAATCACTTACTCATCATCTAAAGTTTCAGTGTTTGAATTATCCCATGAGCAAGAAATTCACGGGTAGTAGGCAAAAACAacttagttttcaaaaaaaggaaCACAACGGCGAAACAAGTGCAAACCTTGTGCCTATGACCTTCAGTGTTGACGCATGTAAAAGAGCACTAGCGAAGATGATAATAATTGATGAATTGccattttcatttgttgagggTGAAGGATTCAAACAATTTATTGAAGTTGTTCAACCAATGTGGAAGCCTCCTGGTAGGCTTGTGATGGCCAAGAACTGCATGCTTATTTATGGGGAGGAGAAGATGGCATTGAAACAAATAGTTAAGCATCAAAGGTTGTGTCTTACAACGGACACTTGGACTTCAATCCAAAATTTAAATTACATGTGTCTTACGggacattttattgatgacAATTggaaatatcaaaagaaaattctgaatttttgtgtagTTCCTAATCACAAGGGTGATATTCTTGGTAGGATGGTTGAACAATGCTTGTTGGATTGGGGGATTGATAAGTTTTTAACTGTTACGGTTGATAATGCATCATCGAATAGTCTTTTGATTGCTTACTTGGAGAGAAAGACCAAACATAGGAAGACCACCATTTTAAATCACGAGTTCTTGCATGTGAGATGTTCGGCACATATCTTGAATCTAATCGTACGTGAGGGATTGCAAGAGATTGATGACCCAATTGGAAGGGTGCGAAATATTGTGAGATATATGAGGTCTTCCCCTTCTAGAATGGCAGAGTTTTGGTCTTGTGTTGAAAAGGAGGGCATTACATGTAGACTTAAACCTTGTTTGGATGTGTCTACTCGTTGGAACTATACATATTTTATGTTGGAGAGGGCTTTAACTTATCAAAAGGCTTTTGATCGTTCATGTGATGACCCGTCCTTCAAATTAAATGTAAGAGAGGAGGAGATCGATGAGGCGTTTGATGATGTTGATTGTTTTGAGGGTATGGGTAGGATAATTGaaattgagaaaagaaagaaaaagagagggagagggcgTAAGAAAAATGTTGGGGCTCCAACTTCAAATGATTGa
- the LOC131301768 gene encoding cytochrome P450 CYP749A22-like, giving the protein MGVLETITILLSCSLCFYLLFFLLTLLRKMWWTPIRIQRAMNLQGIRGPPYRFIHGNTKEVLSMTTATMSKPMGLSHNIFPRLQPHLHTWLNIYGKNMLMWHGPEAQLVITESEYAKEILNDKEKIYPKGGIEGFLKKLLGDGLVTTKGEKWAKQRKLVNHAFYAESLKDMVPAMIESVEMMLERWKHHEGKEIEVSEEFRLLASEVISRTAFGSSYLEGKGIFEMLMKMVTIYSRNFFKIRLPGLSLFWNRSDDIESDKLQREIRDSITRIIRKREKVLGEQGNFGTDLLGLLVEAYNDPDETNRITLEDVVDECKTFYIAGHETTANLLSWTILLLAIYADWQDQLRKEVLELFGEQKPNAEGIARMKKMTMVINETLRLYPPAISLMRKVERESKLIRLVLPADIIVHIPMLSLHLDPHIWGEDAHLFNPERFSGGVAKATNNNPAGYIPFGLGPRNCAGMNFATNEAKITLSMILQRYAFTLSPTYVHSPIFQFTVRPEHGVQVVLHPL; this is encoded by the exons ATGGGTGTCCTAGAAACCATAACAATCCTTCTTTCATGCTCTCTTTGTTTTTACCTTCTATTTTTTCTCCTCACCCTCCTTCGCAAAATGTGGTGGACTCCAATTCGCATTCAACGTGCGATGAATTTACAGGGGATCAGAGGCCCTCCTTACAGATTCATCCATGGAAATACGAAAGAGGTCCTCAGCATGACAACAGCGACCATGAGCAAACCAATGGGTTTATCGCACAACATATTCCCCAGACTCCAGCCACATCTACATACTTGGCTCAACATATACG GGAAGAATATGCTTATGTGGCATGGTCCCGAAGCTCAGTTAGTTATTACAGAATCAGAATATGCAAAGGAAATACTTAACGACAAGGAAAAGATTTATCCGAAAGGAGGTATTGAAGGCTTCTTAAAGAAGCTGTTAGGGGATGGGCTTGTGACTACTAAAGGCGAAAAATGGGCAAAGCAAAGGAAACTCGTCAACCACGCTTTCTATGCAGAGAGCCTAAAA GATATGGTTCCGGCGATGATTGAGAGTGTTGAGATGATGCTAGAAAGGTGGAAACATCATGAAGGCAAAGAGATTGAGGTGTCAGAAGAATTTAGACTACTAGCATCCGAAGTCATCTCGAGGACAGCTTTTGGTAGTAGTTATTTAGAAGGGAAAGGCATATTCGAGATGCTGATGAAGATGGTAACCATCTATTCCAgaaatttcttcaaaatcagGCTTCCTGGCCTTAG CCTGTTTTGGAATAGAAGCGATGACATAGAATCAGATAAACTTCAACGAGAAATACGGGATTCCATTACAAGGATTATAAGGAAGCGAGAAAAGGTATTAGGAGAACAGGGAAACTTTGGGACTGATCTTCTTGGACTACTTGTGGAGGCTTATAACGATCCTGACGAGACGAATAGGATTACACTGGAAGACGTGGTTGATGAATGTAAAACCTTCTACATTGCCGGACATGAAACAACGGCCAACTTGCTTTCGTGGACCATCCTCCTTCTAGCAATCTATGCGGATTGGCAAGACCAATTACGGAAGGAGGTTCTTGAGTTATTTGGAGAGCAGAAACCAAATGCAGAAGGCATTGCAAGAATGAAAAAG ATGACCATGGTCATTAACGAGACCCTAAGGCTGTATCCTCCGGCCATCAGTCTCATGAGGAAAGTAGAACGTGAAAGCAAATTGATAAGGTTGGTTCTCCCAGCCGATATCATCGTACACATTCCGATGCTGTCTCTTCATCTTGATCCTCACATTTGGGGAGAGGACGCGCATCTCTTCAATCCAGAAAGATTTTCAGGAGGAGTTGCTAAAGCTACAAACAACAACCCGGCAGGGTACATTCCGTTTGGTCTGGGACCGCGCAATTGCGCAGGCATGAACTTTGCGACCAATGAAGCAAAAATCACTCTCTCGATGATTCTCCAACGCTACGCCTTCACTCTGTCCCCAACCTATGTTCACTCTCCAATTTTTCAGTTCACAGTTCGGCCGGAACACGGGGTTCAGGTGGTGCTTCACCCTCTCTAG